In the genome of Raphanus sativus cultivar WK10039 chromosome 4, ASM80110v3, whole genome shotgun sequence, one region contains:
- the LOC108836762 gene encoding uclacyanin-3-like has product MGSTTAGVLFLLLLAGAPAVLAVTFKVGDVAGWTSGVDYTTWVTGKTFRVGDTLEFKYGPSHSVSVVNKAGFDACDSSGATQSFSGGDTKINLTTVGTIHFICPTPGHCLGGMKLAVPVLAPATPSPKSPPLAPRSPRKPKTPSPSESPSPSPSLPTSTTPSPSNAAFKGVTVSYGMMGLTMLLIFVAMS; this is encoded by the exons ATGGGATCAACCACGGCGGGCGttctcttccttctccttcTAGCGGGAGCCCCTGCCGTCTTGGCCGTGACTTTTAAGGTCGGTGATGTTGCTGGCTGGACCAGTGGTGTCGATTACACGACTTGGGTCACTGGAAAGACATTCAGAGTCGGTGACACTCTAg AGTTCAAGTACGGTCCTTCACACTCTGTGTCCGTTGTGAATAAAGCTGGCTTCGATGCCTGCGACAGTAGCGGAGCTACGCAAAGCTTCTCAGGCGGAGATACTAAGATCAATCTTACAACAGTTGGAACTATACACTTCATTTGCCCTACTCCTGGTCATTGCCTAGGTGGCATGAAACTCGCCGTTCCCGTCCTTGCTCCGGCCACTCCTTCCCCAAAATCTCCACCGCTTGCCCCACGCTCTCCGCGTAAACCTAAGACTCCATCTCCATCAGAGTCGCCCTCCCCTTCGCCGTCCTTGCCGACTTCAACAACCCCTTCTCCGTCAAACGCAGCGTTTAAGGGAGTCACGGTGAGCTATGGAATGATGGGGCTCACCATGTTACTGATATTTGTTGCCATGAGCTAA